A region of the Vibrio chagasii genome:
TGGTATGGAATCTCTGTTGTTGTTGTGAAAAGCAAAAAGGTTGCCTCGGGCAACCTTTTTCATAATTAATCAATAGATAATAAGGTGTTAGCGTGTTTCCAACTCTGTGAATATAGCCTCAGCGTCTACCACACCGCCAGAAATCGATAGAGTGTTGAAAGGCACTAAATCTGTCGGGCTAGAAGGCTTTTTAACAAGTAATTCTGGATAGACTTTTGATTCGTTCATTAATAGCGACTTCAGTTCTTTCACTGATAGGTCAGGATAGCGAGACCACACTAAAGCAGCGACACCTGAAACCACAGGTGCTGCCATGCTGGTACCACTTTTCGAACCGTAAGTGTTGCCTGGTGTAGTTGAAAGAATGCGATACCCAGGAGCAAATACATCAACAGATTTTTGTCCAAAGTTACTGAAGCTTGCCACTAAGCTTTGGTCTGCGTATTTTGCAGATGCACCTACATCTAACCATGTTGAGATAGGCTTTGAACGGTAGTGCTTAGCGTAGCGGTTTGGAAAGCTTGGTTTGATGTCGTTGTCGTTACGGCTATTACCCGCAGAGTGGACAATCAGGACCCCTTTACGAGCGGCATAGCGGAATGCATGGTCAACAATGTACTTGCGAGGTGAGTAGCTTTTTCCGAAACTCATGTTAATGATCTTTGCGCCATTATCGACGGCATAGCGCACCGCGTTGGCAATGTCTTTATCTCGCTCATCGCCATTTGGCACCATGCGTACCGCCATAATTTGTGCATGGTCTGCAACCCCATCGATACCGATAAAGTTTCCTCGTTCAGCAGCGATGATTCCCGCAACGTGAGTGCCGTGTGAGCCAACTGGCCCCTTTACATCGTTGTTACCGTAACCCTTTTCCCATGGGTTATTGATGTCATCTAACACGATGTCGCGACGAGTATCGAGCTCAAGATTTAAATGGAAGTCTAAAGAGTCTTGATAGCGGCTACGACGAGATTCCAAGTATTCAAATGAGTACCAAGATTCAAATAGGCTAAGTAGGCCTTGCGCCGCTGCAACGACGCTAGCGTTTTCGTTATCTAATAGCGTTTTTAATCCGTTCGTCGAAAAGTCTTTCTGATCAACGTATTGAAGAATCTCTTGTTTGTATTCGTTGGCTTGGTCAATCGCGGTAGTGACACGATTTAACGCATCTTGATCGTCTTTTAAAGAGGAGAGGTAGTCGGACTCAACGCCTTCATAGTACTTTCGTTTTTTGCGTGGAATCCAACGCCCATTTTCTTTCAGTTTCAGGTACTTCTTGTATTCCCGTGTGACTTCTAATGTATCTTGGTCAACGTTGATCCCTAAGGAGTTTCCGAGAAAGTTCCATCCGTGAATATCGTCGATGTAGCCATTGCCGTCATCATCAATACCGTTATCTGGGATCTCGCCTTTGTTCGTCCAAAGCTTGTTTTTCAGGTCTTCATGTTCCACATCAACGCCCGAATCAAGAACAGCCACGATCACTGGCTCTGGCTTAAGTGGTGGCATAAGGTAGTCATATACCACGTCAGAACCTACGCCTTGAAGCCTTGTGTAGCTCGCAGATAAATTGAACCAATCGCCGCGCTGTGAATCAGCAGAGCTCATCATTCTCATTGAGAACAAGGATGGTTGAATGGTTTGTTTAGAGTAATCTTCAACAATCGTACCTTTTACGTCTTGTATGAAAGGCGAATTGACGATATGTGGCGTAACACTCTCTTCTTTGACTGTTGTAGCGGTGGCGTGTGAAGAAGCGATGATAGCTAAAGCGAGAGTGGTAAGTCTGTATCCGTATTTCATCTGTGTAGCGTCCTTATAGTTATGCGGCTAAAACTGTTTTTAAACGCAATGCGTAAACACGCGTTTAGCCAGTTTAGTGAGCGGGAAATGCCCGTCCAAAAAGCAGTCAAAAGGTAATATGCAATTAGACTTCTATCATTCGCTTGGTCAATGAAATGGTATTGAGATCTCACTGTGATCGATTTTTAAGCTTTAAAGTTTGAGCTGAATTCTATTAATAAATTAAACATTTATAAAATACGCATTGGGGGTTAAACTTCTTAAAAATCAATTGATTAATTTGTTATTTAGCAGGCGGTAAGGTTTTCATTGAGCCAGTGGAAAGGAGGGGGTAAGGAGCTCGATCTTCTTATTGAAGGAACAGAACGAGCATCCTAAGTGTGTTTGTCAGTTCAACCTTAAGGTTGTTTTAGAAGGTTAGTCATTTGGATTAAATACAAAGTTAGCATCAATAGCAAAATGGTCGGATAAATGCCAACTTCCCCAAGTTTCTGAGTTTAGTCTTTGGTTGAGCTTCACCGTATTTGTGTTACTGATTGCTTGCCTATGCACTCTACTGACAAAAACGTAATCTAGATACTCGACATCATCACCACCCGAATATTTGTTCGCGGCGTATGGGTTGATGGTCGGATCAAAAGTTGCTCGGGTGTAGCCCCTGAACTCTGGCGGATCAACATCCAATGTCGCCAACATCAGAAGATATTCCATGAAGTCACTATTTTTGTCGATATTGAAGTCTCCGGCGTAGATAACCGCTTCATTGGAAGGGATGCCTTTAGTCAACATAAAGGTTCGCATTAGGCCGAGTTGTAGGCGTCTTAGACGCTTGGCTGAAGGTGTGTTGAAAGAGGCAAGGTGTGTATTGAAAATGTGGTATATCTCGCCATCCTTATTAATCTTGGTATATACAACGCCTTTATCCGCGTAGCAGTCAGTGCCTGTACAGTGTTCGAAAACGATACTATCGGTTTCGATGATTGGATGTCGGCTAAATGTCACCACACCGCCATCGTACAGTGCATTACTGTTACCACCAACAACCTCGGTTCTGTAAGGAAATTCATCCGCTAACTTGTTGAACAAAATTTCTCTATCGATCGAAAAAGCTTCTTGCAGGGCGAGTACATCAAACCCAGAAAGGCTATGGCTCATGATGCTTGCACGGTCTGCAATATTGGAAGACACAGAAGGAAGCAACCATAAATTGTATGATGCGACGTTGAGAATGTTTGGCTCATATTCAGTGTCATTGATCGTATGCTCAGACACCACAAATTCAACGTCGTCAAAACCCGATGTGTATACCGCTTTAACGCCGAACTCAGAGTGATATCCATCTTGATTATATCGATGAAGAATGTACGGGTTGTAGTCGGTCATCATGCCTTGACCTTTATACCCATAAGACAGCGTAGTACCTGAACTATGACCAACCAACTTAAGTTGAGCGACGGGTTCTTGCGGTTTGACTTCCCATGTTCCCTCATCAGTCAATCGTGATATTGTCAGAAAGTAATCATATGTAGCGCCATTCACAATTCCATAATATCGATTAAAATCAGCCACTTTAGCTTTTTGATAGGGCCAAATTACTAAGTCATTTCCTGTTAACCTGTATTGGTAACCATTACTGACAGGCGCACTGGAGTCTACTGAAAGGTTTATCAATATGGGTTTGTCAGTGCGGTTTATATAATAAAGCGATGTTGCGAGTGCTTGGCTCGCTATTGCCCAAAGTATCAGTGTTAAACATACCTTTTTAATCATGTTTCTTCCTTTGATTACATTCCTAAAATCGAAGTCAGAAAGTAGCCCTCATATGCATGTGGTTGCAATTTGATTGTGTTGGTTTTGTGTTGTGTAACGGATATGTGATCATATTGTAAAAATTATGAAAAGTTACACCATTTTATAGTAACTTATGATTATCCAACCTATTTCGAAGTACATTTAATGACGACTTATTTTGCTGGTTTCTCCCTCGGACTTTCGCTGATCCTTGCGATAGGTTCGCAAAATGCTTTTGTACTAAAGCAAGGCCTAAAGAACCAACATGTTTTGGTAATTTGTACGGTGTGTGCTGTCTCTGATGCATTGCTGATTAGTTTGGGCGTCACAGGCTTCGGGGCTGTTGTTAAGCAGTTTCCTCAAATCGAACAGATTGCTCGTTATGGTGGAGTAATGTTTTTGGGTGTGTATTCATTTTTAAGTTTCCGCTCTGCATTTACTGAAAATCATGCGCTAGAAGCAAGTGCTGAAACCAAAGACTCGTTAACCAAAGCGATAGCCATGTGCGTAGCGTTTACTTGGCTAAACCCACACGTCTATTTGGACACCTTGGTGTTATTAGGTTCCATTTCTACTCAATATCAACCTAATCAGTTGTTATTTGGATCTGGAGCGGTATCGGCTTCTTTTGTGTTCTTCTTTTCTCTTGGCTTTGGTGCGCGTTTCTTGGCTCCGATGTTTAAGAACCCGCGAGCCTGGAAGGTATTGGAACTTGTTGTGGGTGTAATAATGGCATCTATAGTAATTTCTTTAATCGTTTAAGTGGCTGCATTTCTTAATTTTTAGAAAAATAGAATTAGACTTCGTCTTTTGTTGATGACGCTCGTCTTAGGGATGTAAATACAAATTAATGACCTGATACGGAGTCAACAATGATTAAACTGATTAACTTTAAAAACTGCCCATTTTTTCAACGTGTAATGGGGGCTCTAGTTATGAAAAAAGTGCCGTTTGAAATCGAATACATTGAGCTTAACAACAAGCCACTGTGGTTTTTGGATATTTCCCCAAATGGACAAGTGCCTGTGCTAGTGACGGAAGATGACACCGTATTATTTGAATCTGATGCGATTGTTGAATACCTTGACGATAAATACGCGCCTATTGAAGAAGTAACGGCCGAGCAAAAAGCACTGGATCGAGCTTGGTCTTATCAAGCGAGCAAACATTACATGCCACAATGCGGAACGATGGGCAGTAAAGACAAAGATACGTTTGATACGCGCTTGGCAAACCTTCAAAAAGCGTTTCTTAAAGCTGAAAATAAATTAGGCGATACTCAATTCTTTAAAGGTAATTACATTTCAAATGTCGATATTGCTTGGCTGCCACTATTACACCGTGCATCGGTGATAAAAGAACGTTCAGGTTTTGATATGTTAGAAGGTTTTCCTAAAGTGCAAGCATGGCAGAGCGCTTTGATTAAGTCGGGCTTAACGGAGAAAACGGTACCTCAAGATTTTGTAGAAAAGTTTAGTGGCTTCTATTTAACGAATACCTATTTGGCAAGCCTTGCTGAAGCTCATTAATATTACATTCACTATTTTAAATATACTTTAATGGTACCTCGCTCTGAAAGGTTTGAAAGGATAAATTAAAGCTCACTCTATTAATCAATAGCGTGAGCTTTTTTGTTTTCCAAAAAGGGGAGTATTAAGTAATAGCTAGAATATACCAACCACTCTATATGATTGATTGTTCTATAACTGACTGTTTTATAGCTATTTATTTAATGCTGATACTGCGATTCTTACTCATCTTTATGCTTTTGCTCTATTTTGTCTCATAAATAAGACTCTATAAAATTTATGAACTATTCGCTTGGTGAATGAAAGTTGTCGTGATAATTTCCCAATCACTCCGCAAATGAACAGTGTTTTATTGTTTGTTAGGAGTCGCTTGAATAATTTATTTAAACAGTATCGCAACCGTTGGAATAGTGTCGGAAACCTATTAATAGTTGATGAACGGTACTGTGGAACAAACTAAAAAGGGTATTTTCATGCTTAAATCAACATTTCTATTAGGCCTAGTTGGCTTGGTTTCACTTCCTACATTTGCTGCTGGTATTGAGGGTGGTCCATACATTGGTGCTGGCCTTGGTGTATATCAAGATTCAGACACGGACGGTGGCGCTAATTTAGATTCTGACGGCATGGGTTACAACCTTTACGGCGGTTATCACTTCAACCGTATTGTCGGTATCGAACTAGGCTACACGGACTACGCTGATTATGAGTTATTTGGTCAAAAGAAGCTTTCACCAACGTCTCTCTCAGTAGCTGCGAATGTTGGTTACACTTTCGATAACTCAATCCGTCCATTTGTACTAGCGGGTTTAAGCTACGTAGATTTGAACTCAAGCAACAGTGCTTTCTATGGTGATGACTCCGGCGCAGGCTTCCACTTCGGTGTTGGTGTTGAATACACGCCAGTAGAGAACCTAACACTTCGTCTGATCTCACAAGCTGATGCCGTGAACGTTGAAAACTTCGCTTATATTAACGGTAATAAAGTACGTCTAAGCAGCCGAGATGTAGCATTTAGCACAGTAACACTGGGTGCTTCTTACAATTTCTGACGCATGTTGAGACCTGAAATTGTTTATAGTTGATACGAAAGCCGCTCTGATTATGAGCGGCTTTTTTGTAGCTATAGCCTATGACGCGTTCATGCGTAAAATTAGTTGCTTTTCACAAGCTTATAAAAGGGAATTGTATGAGCGATTTTGGTAGATTATAGGTATTACCGACTTCCAGTGAGCAGCAATGAAGATTCTTCACACGTCCGATTGGCACCTTGGCCAAAACTTCTACAATAAAAGCCGTAAGAATGAACATGAACGTTTCTTACAATGGTTACTTGAGCAAGTTACTGAACATGACATCGATGCGATCATCGTTGCTGGTGACATTTTCGATACCAGTACGCCACCAAGTTACGCTCGTGAGATGTATAACAAGTTTGTTGTCGATTCGAACATGATCGGCTGCCAATTGGTACTGCTAGGCGGAAACCACGATTCCGTTTCGGTCCTGAAAGAGACCCAACAGCTGCTCAAATACATGGGCGCTGACGTCATCCCAAATACCAACGAAGAACATGCGACTCAGGTTGTTGAACTCAAGGGTAAAGCCGGTGATGTAGAAGCGCTTGTGTGTGCCATTCCGTTTATTCGTCCTCGCGATGTGCTGACCAGTCAAGCCGGTGTAACTGGTGTTGAGCGTCAAAAACAGCTTGGCGATGCAATCAAGCAGCACTACCAAAGTGTTTATGAAGCAGCGGTCGCTAAGCGCTCTACCTATGAAAACCATGAGCACATGCCAATCATCGCTACGGGACACCTTACTGCAATGGGCGTTCAACAGTCAGATTCTGTACGTGATATTTACGTTGGTAACCTAGATGGCTTTGCTGCGGACGGTTTCCCTGATGCCGACTACATTGCTCTTGGTCATATTCACCGCCCACAAGTAGTGGCTAAACGTGAATACATTCGTTATTCCGGCTCTCCAATCCCACTTAGCTTTGATGAGCTTAAATCTCAAAAGCAGGTGTGCGTGGTTGAGTTTTCTGAAGGCGAACGAACCATTTCTCAATTGGTTGTCCCGACATTCCAACCGCTTGCTGAAATCAAAGGCGATTTGAGCGAGATAGAGTCTCAACTGAACCAATACATTGGTTTGGATGGTGAACAAAGTGTTTGGTTGTCGATAGAGGTGCAG
Encoded here:
- a CDS encoding S8 family peptidase codes for the protein MKYGYRLTTLALAIIASSHATATTVKEESVTPHIVNSPFIQDVKGTIVEDYSKQTIQPSLFSMRMMSSADSQRGDWFNLSASYTRLQGVGSDVVYDYLMPPLKPEPVIVAVLDSGVDVEHEDLKNKLWTNKGEIPDNGIDDDGNGYIDDIHGWNFLGNSLGINVDQDTLEVTREYKKYLKLKENGRWIPRKKRKYYEGVESDYLSSLKDDQDALNRVTTAIDQANEYKQEILQYVDQKDFSTNGLKTLLDNENASVVAAAQGLLSLFESWYSFEYLESRRSRYQDSLDFHLNLELDTRRDIVLDDINNPWEKGYGNNDVKGPVGSHGTHVAGIIAAERGNFIGIDGVADHAQIMAVRMVPNGDERDKDIANAVRYAVDNGAKIINMSFGKSYSPRKYIVDHAFRYAARKGVLIVHSAGNSRNDNDIKPSFPNRYAKHYRSKPISTWLDVGASAKYADQSLVASFSNFGQKSVDVFAPGYRILSTTPGNTYGSKSGTSMAAPVVSGVAALVWSRYPDLSVKELKSLLMNESKVYPELLVKKPSSPTDLVPFNTLSISGGVVDAEAIFTELETR
- a CDS encoding sphingomyelin phosphodiesterase → MIKKVCLTLILWAIASQALATSLYYINRTDKPILINLSVDSSAPVSNGYQYRLTGNDLVIWPYQKAKVADFNRYYGIVNGATYDYFLTISRLTDEGTWEVKPQEPVAQLKLVGHSSGTTLSYGYKGQGMMTDYNPYILHRYNQDGYHSEFGVKAVYTSGFDDVEFVVSEHTINDTEYEPNILNVASYNLWLLPSVSSNIADRASIMSHSLSGFDVLALQEAFSIDREILFNKLADEFPYRTEVVGGNSNALYDGGVVTFSRHPIIETDSIVFEHCTGTDCYADKGVVYTKINKDGEIYHIFNTHLASFNTPSAKRLRRLQLGLMRTFMLTKGIPSNEAVIYAGDFNIDKNSDFMEYLLMLATLDVDPPEFRGYTRATFDPTINPYAANKYSGGDDVEYLDYVFVSRVHRQAISNTNTVKLNQRLNSETWGSWHLSDHFAIDANFVFNPND
- a CDS encoding LysE/ArgO family amino acid transporter; its protein translation is MTTYFAGFSLGLSLILAIGSQNAFVLKQGLKNQHVLVICTVCAVSDALLISLGVTGFGAVVKQFPQIEQIARYGGVMFLGVYSFLSFRSAFTENHALEASAETKDSLTKAIAMCVAFTWLNPHVYLDTLVLLGSISTQYQPNQLLFGSGAVSASFVFFFSLGFGARFLAPMFKNPRAWKVLELVVGVIMASIVISLIV
- a CDS encoding glutathione S-transferase family protein, coding for MIKLINFKNCPFFQRVMGALVMKKVPFEIEYIELNNKPLWFLDISPNGQVPVLVTEDDTVLFESDAIVEYLDDKYAPIEEVTAEQKALDRAWSYQASKHYMPQCGTMGSKDKDTFDTRLANLQKAFLKAENKLGDTQFFKGNYISNVDIAWLPLLHRASVIKERSGFDMLEGFPKVQAWQSALIKSGLTEKTVPQDFVEKFSGFYLTNTYLASLAEAH
- a CDS encoding porin family protein, which translates into the protein MLKSTFLLGLVGLVSLPTFAAGIEGGPYIGAGLGVYQDSDTDGGANLDSDGMGYNLYGGYHFNRIVGIELGYTDYADYELFGQKKLSPTSLSVAANVGYTFDNSIRPFVLAGLSYVDLNSSNSAFYGDDSGAGFHFGVGVEYTPVENLTLRLISQADAVNVENFAYINGNKVRLSSRDVAFSTVTLGASYNF
- the sbcD gene encoding exonuclease subunit SbcD; protein product: MKILHTSDWHLGQNFYNKSRKNEHERFLQWLLEQVTEHDIDAIIVAGDIFDTSTPPSYAREMYNKFVVDSNMIGCQLVLLGGNHDSVSVLKETQQLLKYMGADVIPNTNEEHATQVVELKGKAGDVEALVCAIPFIRPRDVLTSQAGVTGVERQKQLGDAIKQHYQSVYEAAVAKRSTYENHEHMPIIATGHLTAMGVQQSDSVRDIYVGNLDGFAADGFPDADYIALGHIHRPQVVAKREYIRYSGSPIPLSFDELKSQKQVCVVEFSEGERTISQLVVPTFQPLAEIKGDLSEIESQLNQYIGLDGEQSVWLSIEVQAQDYLSDLQERMRALTEGLNVEVLQLRRARERRNQALEQESAETLSELSPMDVFTKRIALEEFETESEKARLERMTVKFKQVMVEVSESAQATNKVEE